A genome region from Candidatus Parcubacteria bacterium includes the following:
- the secE gene encoding preprotein translocase subunit SecE — protein sequence MNIKNLPNQIITFLKEAKLELKKVNWPTRKETVRYTLIVVGISIAVAIFLGGLDVIFSDLLNRFLL from the coding sequence ATGAATATAAAAAATCTTCCAAATCAAATCATTACATTCCTTAAAGAAGCAAAGCTTGAATTGAAAAAAGTTAATTGGCCTACTCGTAAAGAAACAGTAAGGTATACTTTGATTGTTGTTGGTATTTCCATAGCTGTAGCTATATTTTTAGGCGGATTAGATGTTATATTTAGTGATTTATTGAATAGATTCTTACTTTAA
- a CDS encoding 2-deoxyribose-5-phosphate aldolase encodes MKNIAKCIDHTNIKQDATIKDIKKTCDEAKQYGFRSVCINPEWVKLVKKELSGTGVHPVKSPINRGISPKAKLFNRVKVVVLIDPPMGLSLHQKRLKMCQKAKKDGADELDIVMNIVDLKYEKYDKVLKDLKGICKILPTKVIIGSGYLTDEEIVKASQIVKKADAFCVKTATEKDPLEHRELKEKYFHLKLMKKGAPGLKIKVAGKIRTLADVKESIKASADIIGTSSGVSIIKEVKK; translated from the coding sequence ATGAAAAATATTGCTAAATGCATTGACCACACAAACATTAAGCAGGACGCAACTATTAAGGATATTAAAAAAACCTGTGATGAGGCAAAGCAGTATGGTTTTCGGAGTGTTTGCATAAATCCAGAATGGGTGAAGTTAGTTAAAAAAGAATTGAGCGGAACAGGGGTTCACCCTGTTAAATCCCCGATAAATCGGGGAATTTCGCCAAAAGCGAAATTATTTAACAGGGTAAAAGTGGTGGTTTTAATTGATCCGCCAATGGGTTTGAGTTTGCATCAAAAACGGCTCAAAATGTGCCAGAAGGCAAAGAAAGACGGCGCAGATGAATTGGATATAGTAATGAATATCGTTGACTTAAAATATGAGAAATATGATAAAGTTTTAAAGGATTTAAAAGGAATTTGTAAAATTTTACCAACAAAAGTAATTATTGGCTCTGGTTATCTAACTGATGAAGAGATTGTTAAGGCATCTCAAATTGTCAAAAAAGCCGATGCCTTTTGCGTTAAAACAGCAACTGAAAAAGATCCCTTGGAGCATCGGGAATTAAAAGAAAAATATTTTCATCTAAAATTAATGAAGAAGGGAGCGCCGGGTTTGAAAATTAAAGTGGCTGGAAAGATTAGAACTCTGGCTGATGTGAAAGAATCCATCAAAGCCAGCGCAGACATTATTGGCACTAGTTCCGGAGTATCAATTATAAAGGAAGTTAAAAAATGA
- a CDS encoding dCMP deaminase family protein, whose amino-acid sequence MMRPSKDQYYLNIAREVAQRSTCMRMKFGAIIVRDDQIIATGYVGAPRNTKDCLERGNCLRDQLKIPHGQRYELCRSVHAEQNAIINAARAGVSLLGGDMFLYCEDQKGEMKNAIPCFICKKMIINAGLNRVICSTEEGKYKIFNIQDWVHDWQEKDILDDQHQYGKD is encoded by the coding sequence ATGATGCGTCCATCAAAAGACCAATATTATTTGAATATTGCCCGAGAAGTTGCCCAACGTTCAACTTGTATGCGAATGAAGTTTGGGGCAATTATTGTCCGAGACGACCAGATTATCGCTACCGGTTATGTTGGCGCTCCAAGAAACACTAAGGACTGCCTTGAAAGGGGAAATTGTTTAAGAGACCAATTAAAAATTCCCCATGGTCAGAGATACGAACTTTGTAGAAGCGTGCATGCTGAACAAAATGCTATAATTAACGCTGCTCGGGCTGGTGTGAGTTTACTCGGCGGTGATATGTTTCTTTACTGTGAGGATCAGAAAGGAGAAATGAAAAATGCTATACCTTGCTTTATTTGTAAAAAAATGATTATCAATGCTGGCTTAAATAGAGTAATTTGCTCAACTGAAGAGGGAAAATATAAAATTTTCAATATTCAGGACTGGGTTCACGACTGGCAGGAAAAAGACATTTTAGATGACCAGCATCAATACGGAAAGGATTAA
- the rplK gene encoding 50S ribosomal protein L11 has protein sequence MAKKIKAIVKLQIEAGKATPAPPVGSALAQYGLNIAEFCQKFNDASKELVGFKIPVEITVYEDRTYDFKLKQPTAAELLKKAAAIEKGSGTPNKTKVAKITRAQLQEIAEKKLPDLNALDIEQAMKIIEGTARQMGIEVE, from the coding sequence ATGGCAAAAAAAATAAAAGCTATTGTAAAATTACAGATTGAAGCTGGCAAAGCAACGCCTGCGCCGCCAGTAGGTTCGGCTTTGGCGCAGTATGGGCTTAATATCGCTGAATTTTGCCAAAAATTTAATGATGCTTCTAAAGAGCTTGTTGGTTTTAAAATTCCGGTAGAAATTACGGTTTATGAAGACAGAACCTATGATTTTAAATTAAAACAACCTACAGCCGCTGAACTTTTAAAAAAAGCAGCTGCTATTGAAAAGGGTTCTGGAACACCTAACAAAACAAAAGTGGCTAAGATTACAAGAGCTCAGCTCCAAGAAATTGCTGAAAAGAAATTGCCTGATTTGAATGCTTTAGATATAGAGCAGGCAATGAAAATTATTGAAGGCACAGCCCGCCAAATGGGAATTGAGGTAGAGTAG
- the miaB gene encoding tRNA (N6-isopentenyl adenosine(37)-C2)-methylthiotransferase MiaB, producing the protein MKKYWIITYGCQMNKSDSERIALTLETMKYLSASKIDEADLIVVNMCSVRQSAVDRVYGNIKNFDKLKKKNKKLKIILTGCITKYDLKKLKEKFDYVLSIKSLPHWKKLLKKKKYIYYPNQIKSREQFSANMPRTVLGTLSCNYLKIKPKYTTKFSAYIPVVIGCNNFCSYCVVPYTRGQEISRSAEDIVKEVKNLVKKRYKEIWLLGENVNSYSSNKVNFSKLLKMINDIPGDFWIRFTSSHPKDFSDELIKTIAKCEKVTKYISLPIQSGDDEILKKMNRPYTVRNYKNLVKKIRKEIPNLTLSTDVIVGFPGETKKRFQNTVNFFKETSFDMAYIAQYSPRPGTAAYKMKDTVSHQEKERRDKVLTEVLKKTALKNNKKYIGKIVEVLSEYERKNWLIGKTREYKTIKFQSLRSPTSLRKSDFGKFVRVKVTDAIPWGLKGHLI; encoded by the coding sequence ATGAAAAAATATTGGATCATTACTTATGGGTGTCAGATGAATAAATCTGACAGTGAACGGATTGCTTTAACTCTGGAAACAATGAAATACTTATCCGCCTCAAAAATAGATGAGGCGGATTTGATTGTGGTTAATATGTGTTCTGTGCGGCAATCAGCTGTTGACCGAGTTTATGGCAATATTAAAAACTTTGATAAACTCAAAAAAAAGAATAAAAAACTTAAAATTATTCTAACTGGCTGTATCACTAAATATGACTTGAAAAAACTTAAAGAAAAATTTGATTATGTTTTATCTATTAAGAGCTTGCCTCACTGGAAAAAGTTATTGAAGAAGAAAAAGTATATCTATTATCCAAACCAAATAAAAAGCCGAGAACAGTTCTCGGCAAATATGCCGAGAACTGTTCTCGGCACATTAAGTTGTAACTATTTAAAAATTAAACCAAAATACACCACTAAGTTTTCTGCCTATATCCCTGTTGTTATTGGATGTAATAATTTTTGTTCTTATTGTGTTGTCCCATATACTCGGGGGCAAGAAATTTCAAGGTCTGCAGAAGATATTGTGAAAGAAGTAAAAAATTTAGTTAAAAAAAGATACAAGGAAATATGGCTGCTTGGTGAAAATGTGAATTCTTATTCATCAAACAAGGTTAATTTTTCTAAATTGTTAAAAATGATAAATGATATTCCTGGCGACTTTTGGATAAGATTTACTTCTTCTCATCCCAAAGATTTTTCTGACGAATTAATTAAAACAATTGCTAAGTGCGAGAAAGTAACAAAATATATCAGTTTGCCTATTCAGTCAGGAGATGATGAAATTTTAAAAAAAATGAACCGGCCTTATACTGTTAGAAATTATAAAAATTTAGTTAAAAAAATCAGGAAAGAAATTCCTAATCTTACTTTATCTACTGATGTAATTGTAGGTTTCCCTGGAGAAACAAAAAAACGGTTTCAAAATACTGTCAATTTTTTCAAAGAAACAAGCTTTGATATGGCATATATCGCCCAGTACTCTCCAAGGCCAGGCACTGCCGCTTATAAGATGAAAGATACTGTTTCTCACCAAGAAAAAGAAAGAAGAGATAAGGTTTTGACTGAAGTTCTAAAAAAAACTGCTTTAAAAAACAATAAAAAATACATTGGAAAAATAGTTGAAGTTCTGTCAGAATACGAAAGAAAGAACTGGTTGATTGGAAAGACTAGAGAATATAAGACTATTAAATTTCAAAGTTTAAGAAGTCCGACTTCCTTAAGGAAGTCGGACTTCGGCAAATTTGTAAGAGTAAAAGTTACTGACGCTATCCCTTGGGGACTCAAAGGCCATTTAATATAA
- a CDS encoding FAD-dependent thymidylate synthase gives MVKVGFLEDEPIILAAVGVKISQTPFEKGSIRDIYEERRADKEESKKLVNEIMTKHRHLILGDFLPHAIILEDISRLAAIYIWRMVNVNNLVFGAGIEASFKVIKPNRYNEAVSNFGEMAFEAYERAVSGGVPEQDARYLLPEGVLTRMIFSSTPRYLEKLANALKNTSLQEFKEIGEKVETLVKKEFGLELLQETLPSEWKFWGKEEIRQRTSVVYRGDIYALSIDTEVSGSLAMYAQLVRQRLLLCEIEPLEGISKRGTFVVPSTFSEAAREDYQEIAKEVKQKQIALIEKRDSNFVYYLLLGQEAKAMMYGKGFAVIETSRARSEGVA, from the coding sequence ATGGTAAAAGTTGGTTTTTTGGAAGATGAGCCGATTATATTGGCTGCAGTAGGAGTGAAAATCTCTCAGACGCCGTTTGAAAAAGGAAGCATCCGAGATATTTACGAAGAACGTCGAGCAGACAAGGAAGAATCTAAGAAATTAGTGAACGAGATAATGACAAAGCATAGACATCTAATACTAGGTGATTTCTTACCCCATGCTATAATCCTAGAAGATATCTCACGGCTGGCAGCGATTTATATCTGGCGGATGGTGAATGTCAATAATTTGGTTTTCGGCGCTGGCATAGAAGCATCATTTAAGGTGATAAAGCCAAATAGATACAATGAGGCAGTTAGTAATTTTGGAGAGATGGCTTTTGAGGCTTATGAGAGAGCGGTGAGCGGTGGAGTTCCAGAACAAGACGCAAGATATTTACTGCCAGAAGGGGTATTGACAAGGATGATATTTTCTAGCACACCTCGCTATTTAGAAAAACTGGCAAATGCTCTGAAAAATACGTCATTACAGGAATTCAAAGAAATCGGTGAAAAAGTTGAGACATTGGTTAAGAAAGAATTCGGTCTGGAATTATTGCAGGAGACACTGCCTTCGGAATGGAAATTTTGGGGAAAGGAAGAGATTAGACAAAGAACTTCTGTTGTATATAGGGGAGATATTTACGCTCTTTCTATTGATACGGAAGTTAGCGGAAGTTTGGCGATGTATGCGCAGTTAGTGAGACAGAGATTATTGCTTTGTGAGATTGAGCCATTGGAGGGAATAAGCAAGAGAGGGACATTCGTTGTTCCGTCTACTTTTTCTGAAGCAGCGAGGGAAGATTACCAAGAGATAGCCAAAGAGGTAAAGCAAAAGCAGATAGCGTTAATAGAAAAGCGCGACTCAAATTTTGTTTACTATCTTTTACTTGGCCAGGAAGCCAAAGCAATGATGTATGGAAAAGGTTTTGCTGTAATTGAGACATCCAGAGCAAGAAGCGAAGGAGTGGCGTAG
- the nusG gene encoding transcription termination/antitermination protein NusG, translated as MPKQQISQEKSWYVLHTYSGYEDAVAKSLKQRIESLGMEDKIFDVIVPKEKKIKIKNNKRKIIEEKIYPGYVLVQMIVTDDSWYVVRNTPNVTGFVGAGTTPVPVSKNEIDVLKKRMGVEEPQYKIDVNVGDTVKITDGLFKDYDGKVAEIDQEKGKIKVLVNMFGRDTPVELDSLQIKKI; from the coding sequence ATGCCAAAACAACAAATTTCTCAAGAGAAAAGTTGGTATGTCCTGCATACATATTCTGGTTATGAAGATGCAGTTGCTAAAAGTTTGAAGCAGCGGATTGAGTCTTTAGGCATGGAAGACAAGATTTTTGATGTTATAGTGCCAAAAGAAAAAAAAATTAAAATTAAGAATAATAAAAGAAAAATAATAGAAGAAAAAATTTACCCAGGGTATGTTTTAGTGCAGATGATTGTTACAGACGATTCTTGGTACGTAGTAAGAAATACGCCGAATGTTACTGGTTTTGTAGGCGCTGGCACCACGCCAGTTCCTGTTTCTAAAAACGAGATTGATGTTTTAAAAAAGAGAATGGGTGTGGAAGAGCCGCAGTATAAAATTGATGTTAATGTGGGTGATACTGTAAAAATTACAGATGGTCTTTTTAAAGATTATGACGGAAAGGTTGCAGAGATTGACCAAGAAAAAGGGAAAATTAAGGTTTTAGTGAATATGTTTGGCAGGGATACACCTGTGGAGTTAGATTCTCTTCAAATTAAGAAAATATAA
- the gatB gene encoding Asp-tRNA(Asn)/Glu-tRNA(Gln) amidotransferase subunit GatB, with protein sequence MSYFPTIGLEIHAELKTKSKMFCSCINNSDEKQANTNICPVCTAHPGTLPVINKEAIKKVIKTGLALNCQIPESSKFDRKNYFYPDLPKAYQISQFYSPLCRNGALEINNKRIKIREIHLEEDTARLIHPSKADYSLVDFNRAGVPLMELVTDPDIHSAREARRFAQELQMILRYLDVSDADMEKGEMRVEANISLGKDKKLGTKVEIKNLNSFRAVEKGIDYEIKRQGEILKTGKKIIQETRGWHDTKQITISQREKEEAHDYRYFPEPDLPMLCFKN encoded by the coding sequence ATGAGTTATTTCCCAACCATCGGTCTGGAAATCCATGCCGAACTGAAAACAAAATCAAAAATGTTTTGTTCCTGTATTAATAATTCAGATGAAAAGCAGGCTAACACTAATATCTGTCCTGTTTGCACGGCTCATCCAGGCACTTTGCCGGTTATAAATAAGGAAGCAATAAAAAAAGTAATTAAAACCGGTTTGGCTTTGAATTGTCAAATTCCAGAATCTTCAAAATTTGACAGAAAAAACTATTTTTATCCTGATTTGCCAAAGGCATACCAAATTAGCCAGTTTTATTCGCCTTTATGCAGAAATGGTGCCTTAGAGATTAACAATAAGAGAATAAAGATAAGGGAAATTCATCTTGAGGAAGATACAGCACGGCTGATTCATCCTTCTAAAGCAGATTATTCTTTAGTTGATTTCAACAGAGCAGGTGTTCCTCTAATGGAATTGGTGACAGACCCAGATATTCATTCAGCAAGAGAAGCCAGAAGATTTGCTCAAGAGCTGCAAATGATATTAAGGTATCTTGATGTGTCTGATGCAGATATGGAAAAGGGAGAAATGAGAGTTGAAGCTAATATCTCATTAGGAAAAGACAAGAAATTAGGAACTAAAGTAGAAATCAAAAACTTGAATTCTTTTCGAGCAGTAGAAAAGGGGATTGATTATGAAATTAAAAGGCAGGGAGAAATTTTAAAAACTGGTAAGAAAATTATTCAAGAAACACGGGGCTGGCACGATACAAAACAAATAACAATAAGCCAAAGAGAAAAAGAGGAAGCTCATGATTATAGATATTTTCCAGAACCAGACCTGCCAATGCTTTGCTTCAAAAATTAA